From one Balaenoptera acutorostrata chromosome 6, mBalAcu1.1, whole genome shotgun sequence genomic stretch:
- the LOC103016971 gene encoding LOW QUALITY PROTEIN: alpha-globin transcription factor CP2-like (The sequence of the model RefSeq protein was modified relative to this genomic sequence to represent the inferred CDS: deleted 1 base in 1 codon), with product MVGNSKRAQDAASFFRETDKWQVVPKERGREKVRKRRGSAGDVLALPIFKQEESSLPPDNENKILPFQYVLCAATSPAVKPHDETLTYLNQGQSYEIRMLNNRKLGELPEINGKLVKSIFRVVFHDRRLQYTEHQQLEGWRWNRHGDRILDIDIPMSVGIIDPRANPNQLNTVEFLWDPCKRTSVFIQVHCISTEFTMRKHGGEKGVPFRVQISTFKENENGEYTEHLHSASCQIKVLKPKGADRKQKTDREKMEKRTPHEKEKYQPSHETTILTECSPWPKITYVNNSPSPGFSSSHSSLSLGEGNGSPNHQPEPPPPVTDNLLPTTTPQEAQQWLHRNRFSTFTRLFTNFSGADLLKLTRDDVIQICGPADGIRLFNALKGRMVRPRLTICVCQESLQLRKQQQQQKHEGGDSHGTFFVYRAICLEELTAVELTAVERTEKIARLFSISPCQISQIYKQGPTGIHVLFSDEMIQNFQEEACFILDTMKETSDSYHIILK from the exons ATGGTGGGCA ACTCGAAGAGGGCTCAGGACGCTGCGTCCTTCTTCAGGGAG ACAGATAAATGGCAGGTGGTTCCCAAAGAAAGGGGCAGGGAAAAGGTGCGAAAGCGGCGTGGGAGCGCAGGTGATGTCCTAGCATTGCCCATTTTTAAGCAAGAAGAGTCAAGTTTGCCTCCAGATAATGAGAATAAAATCCTCCCTTTTCAATACGTGCTTTGTGCTGCCACCTCCCCAGCTGTGAAACCCCATGATGAAACCCTGACATATCTCAATCAAGGCCAGTCTTATGAAATCCGAATGCTAAACAATAGGAAACTTGGAGAACTTCCAGAAATTAATGGCAAGTTGGTGAAGAGTATATTCCGTGTCGTGTTCCATGACAGACGGCTACAATACACTGAACATCAGCAGCTGGAGGGCTGGAGGTGGAACCGACATGGAGATAGAATTCTTGACATAGATATCCCAATGTCTGTGGGTATAATCGATCCTAGGGCTAATCCAAACCAACTAAATACAGTGGAGTTCCTGTGGGACCCT TGCAAGAGGACATCTGTGTTTATTCAGGTGCATTGTATTAGCACAGAGTTCACTATGAGGAAACATGGTGGAGAGAAGGGAGTGCCATTTCGAGTACAAATCAGTACCTTCAAGGAGAATGAGAACGGGGAATATACTGAGCACTTACACTCAGCCAGCTGCCAGATCAAAGTCCTCAAGCCCAAAGgtgcagacagaaaacaaaaaacagacagggagaaaatggagaaacGAACGCCTCATGAGAAGGAGAAATATCAACCTTCCCATGAGACAACTATACTCACAGAGTGTTCTCCATGGCCCAAGATCACATATGTCAATAATTCCCCATCACCTGGCTTCAGCAGTTCCCATAGCAGTCTTTCTCTTGGGGAAGGAAATGGTTCACCAAATCACCAGCCAGAGCCACCCCCTCCAGTCACAGACAACCTCTTGCCGACAACCACACCTCAGGAGGCTCAGCAGTGGTTGCATCGAAACCGTTTTTCCACATTCACGAGGCTTTTTACAAACTTCTCAGGTGCAGATTTATTGAAACTAACTAGAGATGATGTGATTCAAATCTGTGGCCCTGCAGATGgaatcag GCTTTTTAATGCATTAAAAGGCCGGATGGTGCGCCCAAGGCTAACCATTTGTGTTTGTCAGGAGTCCTTGCAGCTGAggaagcagcaacagcagcagaagCATGAGGGTGGAGACTCACATGGTACTTTCTTCGTTTACCGTGCCATCTGCCTAGAAGAACTGACAGCTGTTGAACTGACAGCTGTTGAACGGACAGAAAAAATTGCTCGGCTTTTCAGCATTTCCCCTTGCCAGATCAGCCAGATCTACAAGCAGGGGCCCACAGGAATCCATGTGCTCTTTAGTGATGAGATGATACAGAACTTTCAGGAAGAAGCCTGTTTTATTCTGGACACAATGAAAGAAACCAGTGATAGCTATCATATCATCCTGAAGTAG
- the AQP7 gene encoding aquaporin-7 isoform X1, translating to MTQADRKKRSTRMSKMVTPPVVTRMKAVLQKEMVREFLAEFLSTFVMMVFGLGAIAHMVLGDKMGSYLGVNLGFGFGVTMGVHMAGNISGAHMNAALTFTNCALGRMSWKKFPVYVLGQFLGSFLAAATIYCLFYTAIIDYSGGRLTVTGPTATANIFATYLPDHMTLWRGFLDEVLVTGMLQLCLLAITDKGNNPALQGTQALVIGILVVIIGASMGMNSGYAINPSRDLPPRFFTFIAGWGTQVFSAKDWWWVPVVAPPLGAYLGAIIYLIFIGSSIQQEPQILETPSTYEDRRTPVLPKTMSHPPMTSSLTPVSVSPDNRPSVLSHP from the exons ATGACTCAGGCCGACAGGAAGAAGCG GTCTACCCGCATGTCCAAGATGGTCACACCGCCTGTGGTAACAAGGATGAAAGCAGTACTGCAGAAGGAGATGGTGCGCGAGTTCCTGGCCGAGTTCCTGAGCACGTTTGTCATGatg GTGTTTGGTCTCGGCGCCATAGCCCACATGGTTCTAGGAGACAAGATGGGGAGCTACCTCGGTGTCAACTTGGGTTTTGGCTTCGGAGTCACCATGGGAGTGCACATGGCAGGGAACATCTCTG GGGCCCATATGAACGCGGCCTTGACCTTCACCAACTGTGCACTAGGCCGCATGTCCTGGAAGAAGTTTCCCGTGTATGTTCTGGGTCAGTTCCTGGGTTCCTTCCTGGCTGCTGCCACCATCTACTGCCTCTTCTACA CCGCCATCATCGACTACTCGGGGGGAAGGCTGACAGTGACTGGTCCCACAGCCACTGCTAACATTTTTGCCACCTACCTTCCTGACCACATGACCTTGTGGAGGGGCTTCCTGGATGAG GTGTTAGTGACAGGGATGCTTCAGCTGTGTCTCTTAGCCATCACGGACAAGGGGAACAACCCAGCACTGCAAGGGACACAGGCCTTGGTGATTGGCATCCTTGTTGTCATCATTGGAGCGTCCATGGGCATGAACTCAGGATATGCCATCAACCCCTCCCGGGACCTGCCTCCACGCTTCTTCACCTTCATTGCTGGCTGGGGCACACAGGTCTTCAG CGccaaggactggtggtgggtgcCCGTGGTGGCCCCACCCCTGGGTGCCTACTTAGGCGCCATCATCTACTTGATCTTCATTGGCTCCAGCATCCAACAGGAGCCCCAGATACTGGAGACTCCCTCAACATATGAAGACCGCAGAACACCTGTGTTGCCAAAGACCATGTCTCACCCACCCATGACCTCTTCCCTCACCCCTGTCTCTGTGTCCCCCGACAACAGACCTTCAGTCCTGTCCCATCCTTAA
- the AQP7 gene encoding aquaporin-7 isoform X2 — protein sequence MVFGLGAIAHMVLGDKMGSYLGVNLGFGFGVTMGVHMAGNISGAHMNAALTFTNCALGRMSWKKFPVYVLGQFLGSFLAAATIYCLFYTAIIDYSGGRLTVTGPTATANIFATYLPDHMTLWRGFLDEVLVTGMLQLCLLAITDKGNNPALQGTQALVIGILVVIIGASMGMNSGYAINPSRDLPPRFFTFIAGWGTQVFSAKDWWWVPVVAPPLGAYLGAIIYLIFIGSSIQQEPQILETPSTYEDRRTPVLPKTMSHPPMTSSLTPVSVSPDNRPSVLSHP from the exons ATG GTGTTTGGTCTCGGCGCCATAGCCCACATGGTTCTAGGAGACAAGATGGGGAGCTACCTCGGTGTCAACTTGGGTTTTGGCTTCGGAGTCACCATGGGAGTGCACATGGCAGGGAACATCTCTG GGGCCCATATGAACGCGGCCTTGACCTTCACCAACTGTGCACTAGGCCGCATGTCCTGGAAGAAGTTTCCCGTGTATGTTCTGGGTCAGTTCCTGGGTTCCTTCCTGGCTGCTGCCACCATCTACTGCCTCTTCTACA CCGCCATCATCGACTACTCGGGGGGAAGGCTGACAGTGACTGGTCCCACAGCCACTGCTAACATTTTTGCCACCTACCTTCCTGACCACATGACCTTGTGGAGGGGCTTCCTGGATGAG GTGTTAGTGACAGGGATGCTTCAGCTGTGTCTCTTAGCCATCACGGACAAGGGGAACAACCCAGCACTGCAAGGGACACAGGCCTTGGTGATTGGCATCCTTGTTGTCATCATTGGAGCGTCCATGGGCATGAACTCAGGATATGCCATCAACCCCTCCCGGGACCTGCCTCCACGCTTCTTCACCTTCATTGCTGGCTGGGGCACACAGGTCTTCAG CGccaaggactggtggtgggtgcCCGTGGTGGCCCCACCCCTGGGTGCCTACTTAGGCGCCATCATCTACTTGATCTTCATTGGCTCCAGCATCCAACAGGAGCCCCAGATACTGGAGACTCCCTCAACATATGAAGACCGCAGAACACCTGTGTTGCCAAAGACCATGTCTCACCCACCCATGACCTCTTCCCTCACCCCTGTCTCTGTGTCCCCCGACAACAGACCTTCAGTCCTGTCCCATCCTTAA